A single Amia ocellicauda isolate fAmiCal2 chromosome 9, fAmiCal2.hap1, whole genome shotgun sequence DNA region contains:
- the LOC136758881 gene encoding cytochrome P450 2C4 has translation MLGSLFLLWAGLLLLYFLWKTRRPKNFPPGPQPFPIFGNLLQLNLKNPMKDFEKLSERYGKVYSVYFGGRPAVLLHGLQAVKEALMTRGVEFAGRPQGLLVNHVTENKGLVIVNYGPSWKEQRRFALTTLRNFGLGKLSMEERILEETSHLSSYIEKNAGQSLDPQTLFHNAFSNVICAILFGARYNYEDQSFQSLMRTINEITKMFNGPWGMIYDTIPLIRSLPLPFQKAFENRDNVKAFLLTKVAEHKETRVPGQPRDLIDCYLNEIEKRGNDGSSFDEGFMAALLMDLFAAGTDTSSTTLRVGLLQLMVHPDVQARCHQEIDDFLGERKQVCYEDRHRMPYVQAVIHEVQRYGSIVPLSVFHTTTQDTQLLGYSIPKGTTIIPNLSSVLYEEGQWKFPHDFNPSNFLNEEGEFVKPEAFVPFSLGPRMCLGEGLARMELFLFLVTLLRRFQFHWPQDGGEPDLTPHYGIVQGPKPYRLRVRLRVRQSA, from the exons ATGCTGGGCTCTCTGTTTCTCCTGTGGGCTGGGCTTCTCCTCCTCTATTTCCTGTGGAAGACACGGAGGCCCAAGAATTTTCCACCAGGTCCTCAACCTTTTCCGATATTTGGAAATCTGTTGCAGCTAAACCTGAAGAACCCCATGAAAGACTTTGAAAAG CTGTCCGAGCGCTATGGGaaagtgtacagtgtgtatttCGGGGGCAGGCCGGCTGTGTTACTGCATGGTTTGCAGGCAGTGAAGGAAGCCCTGATGACTCGGGGAGTTGAATTTGCTGGGCGGCCCCAGGGCCTGCTGGTCAACCACGTTACTGAGAATAAAG GTTTAGTTATAGTcaactatggtcccagctggaAGGAGCAGAGGCGGTTCGCTCTGACCACTCTGAGGAACTTCGGCCTTGGAAAGCTGTCCATGGAGGAGAGGATCTTGGAGGAGACTTCACATCTCAGCTCATACATAGAGAAGAATGCAG GACAGTCCTTGGACCCTCAAACGTTGTTCCACAATGCCTTCTCCAATGTCATCTGTGCCATCCTGTTTGGAGCCCGCTACAACTATGAGGACCAGTCCTTCCAGTCCCTGATGCGTACGATAAATGAAATCACAAAAATGTTTAATGGCCCCTGGGGCATG ATCTACGATACTATACCCCTAATTAGGAGCTTGCCTCTGCCTTTCCAGAAAGCCTTTGAAAACAGAGACAACGTGAAAGCGTTTTTACTAACCAAAGTGGCTGAGCACAAGGAGACACGGGTCCCAGGACAGCCACGGGACCTAATTGACTGCTATCTTAATGAAATTGAGAAG AGAGGTAATGACGGCTCCTCCTTTGATGAAGGCTTCATGGCGGCCCTCTTGATGGATCTCTTTGCTGCTGGGACAGACACCAGCTCTACTACTCTTCGTGTGGGCCTCTTGCAGCTCATGGTGCATCCAGATGTGCAAG CACGGTGCCACCAGGAAATCGACGATTTCCTTGGAGAGAGAAAGCAGGTCTGCTATGAGGACAGGCACAGGATGCCCTATGTGCAAGCTGTGATCCACGAAGTGCAGCGTTATGGAAGCATCGTCCCTCTCAGTGTCTTCCACACCACCACTCAGGACACACAGTTGCTGGGCTACAGTATTCCAAAG GGCACTACCATCATCCCCAACCTGTCCTCTGTGCTGTATGAGGAGGGCCAGTGGAAGTTCCCCCATGACTTCAACCCCTCAAACTTCCTGAACGAGGAGGGGGAGTTTGTGAAACCAGAGGCCTTCGTGCCCTTCTCCCTGG GCCCGCGGATGTGTCTGGGTGAGGGGCTGGCACGCATGGAGCTCTTCTTGTTCTTGGTGACGCTGCTGCGCCGCTTCCAGTTCCACTGGCCCCAGGACGGCGGGGAGCCCGACCTCACACCTCACTACGGAATCGTCCAGGGACCCAAACCCTACCGACTGAGAGTGAGGCTCAGAGTGCGCCAGTCTGCGTGA